A region of Drosophila mauritiana strain mau12 chromosome 3L, ASM438214v1, whole genome shotgun sequence DNA encodes the following proteins:
- the LOC117140960 gene encoding peptidoglycan-recognition protein SD, with the protein MTWIGLLIVGLTAIAVQGEVPIVTRAEWNAKPPNGTIDSMETPLPRAVIAHTAGGACADDVTCSQHMRNLQNFQMSKQKFSDIGYHYLIGGNGKVYEGRSPSQRGAFAGPNNDGSLGIAFIGNFEKRAPNKEALDAAKELLEQAVKQAQLVEGYKLLGHRQVSATMSPGEALYALIQQWPNWSEDM; encoded by the coding sequence ATGACTTGGATCGGTTTGCTCATCGTTGGCCTCACAGCAATCGCTGTCCAGGGGGAAGTACCGATCGTGACGAGGGCCGAGTGGAATGCCAAACCGCCGAACGGAACCATAGACAGCATGGAAACTCCCTTGCCTCGGGCTGTGATCGCCCATACAGCTGGAGGAGCTTGTGCGGATGATGTCACATGCTCCCAGCACATGCGAAATCTGCAGAACTTCCAGATGTCCAAGCAAAAGTTCTCGGACATAGGCTACCACTATCTGATCGGCGGTAATGGCAAGGTATACGAAGGCAGAAGTCCCAGCCAGAGAGGAGCCTTTGCCGGTCCCAATAACGATGGTTCCCTGGGCATCGCGTTTATTGGTAACTTCGAGAAACGGGCGCCCAACAAAGAGGCCTTGGATGCCGCCAAGGAGCTGCTGGAGCAGGCTGTCAAACAGGCTCAGCTGGTGGAGGGCTATAAGCTACTGGGCCATCGCCAAGTCAGTGCTACCATGAGTCCTGGAGAAGCACTCTACGCTCTGATACAGCAGTGGCCCAACTGGTCGGAAGATATGTGA
- the LOC117140954 gene encoding uncharacterized protein LOC117140954, whose translation MDKIKLKVIGVLRERDGGNRSGSGGLGATAGAGAGSGGVTATAGHQLASAGGAGVAQPSIGVTQDNNNEGNAPAGGGAIIEPQATGGAGPSGGVGGAARTSVLSRPQTSKISALDLAGILNTRRRLEWTKEWLRKNQTEFLSKENLLSELQSRKDECYHLNYFLAITESQFRYLVQKLEPIISQYAPQRKKKSFSAEERLAITLKYLATGEVHSCRNYCFRASKFVINEMIANICLGFYEHLKDQYVTLPKTDDQWRSAAEEMERKHNLPHCVGNLFMRSIQLQGSGTGSSSGAASSASAVGDDRKRATVIFTGIVDADNNFQYAKVERAASSRPNDIYNQTTAVELIRHKMHALEEQQSAEMDRQGYYFAGDSVLPATSYLVTTRNLPKDRAVLEALEQVNAHADQTMRILCNMFPILAQPLRISDKHIREVVLGCVALYNFLRKTDDSFRRTSDSIVQQRAEQQQLAYSVDSDEIDDDCIMLATEEELRERAEFTPSVGLTTCFQPLCTQRGETPEGLAKRDWLLQLDFGQQSGNGSGMGIGIGNGSMSGNGGMSGSTDSASGSSNGSLY comes from the exons ATGGACAAAATCAAGTTAAAGGTTATTGGCGTGCTGCGCGAACGCGATGGTGGAAATCGTAGTGGTTCTGGAGGTTTGGGTGCAACtgctggagcaggagctggatcTGGCGGAGTTACGGCAACCGCAGGTCATCAGTTGGCCTCCGCAGGAGGAGCGGGCGTGGCGCAGCCCTCGATTGGGGTCACACAGGATAATAACAACGAAGGCAACGCCCCGGCAGGTGGAGGAGCAATAATCGAACCCCAGGCAACGGGAGGAGCCGGGCCATCTGGTGGAGTTGGTGGCGCCGCTAGAACATCGGTGCTATCCAGACCGCAGACCTCCAAGATTAGCGCTCTAGACCTGGCCGGCATACTCAACACGCGGAGAAGACTCGAGTGGACCAAGGAGTGGCTGCGCAAGAACCAGACCGAGTTTCTCAGCAAGGAGAATTTACTAAGTGAACTGCAGTCGCGCAAGGATGAGTGCTATCACTTGAATTACTTCCTAGCCATAACAGAGAGCCAGTTTCGGTATCTAGTGCAAAAGCTGGAGCCCATCATTAGCCAGTATGCTCCGCAACGCAAGAAGAAGTCCTTCAGCGCCGAGGAGCGACTGGCCATAACGCTCAAGTATTTGGCAACGG GTGAAGTACATTCTTGTCGAAACTACTGCTTCCGTGCCTCGAAATTTGTGATAAACGAAATGATTGCCAATATCTGTCTGGGCTTCTACGAGCACCTCAAGGACCAATACGTGACACTACCAAAGACTGACGATCAGTGGCGCAGCGCCGCCGAGGAGATGGAGCGTAAGCACAACCTGCCCCACTGTGTGGGCAATCTGTTCATGCGCAGCATCCAACTCCAAGGCTCTGGGACCGGTTCGAGTTCCGGGGCGGCGAGCAGCGCATCCGCCGTTGGCGACGATCGCAAGCGCGCGACCGTCATCTTCACGGGCATCGTGGATGCCGACAACAATTTCCAGTACGCAAAGGTGGAAAGGGCGGCGAGCAGCCGGCCCAATGACATCTATAACCAGACCACTGCCGTCGAGCTGATTAGGCACAAGATGCACGCTCTGGAGGAACAACAGTCGGCGGAGATGGACCGACAGGGCTATTACTTCGCTGGCGATTCGGTACTGCCAGCCACCTCGTATCTGGTGACCACACGCAACCTGCCCAAGGATCGGGCCGTACTGGAGGCCCTGGAGCAGGTCAATGCCCATGCGGATCAAACGATGCGGATACTGTGCAACATGTTCCCCATTCTGGCGCAGCCGCTGCGCATCAGTGACAAGCACATCCGCGAAGTGGTGCTCGGCTGTGTGGCGCTGTACAATTTCCTGCGCAAGACGGACGACTCATTTCGGCGCACCAGCGACAGCATCGTGCAGCAAAGggcagagcagcagcagctggccTACAGTGTCGATAGCGACGAAATTGACGACGATTGCATCATGCTCGCCACCGAGGAGGAGTTACGCGAACGGGCGGAGTTCACGCCCAGCGTTGGACTGACCACCTGCTTCCAGCCGCTGTGTACGCAGCGTGGCGAGACGCCCGAAGGTCTGGCTAAGAGGGACTGGCTGCTCCAGCTGGACTTTGGCCAACAGAGCGGCAACGGAAGCGGTATGGGCATAGGAATTGGCAATGGTAGTATGAGCGGAAACGGCGGCATGAGCGGCAGTACAGACAGTGCGAGCGGCAGCTCAAATGGGAGTTTATATTAG